GCCGTGGCCGGGCTCGGTGTGCGACCACGCCATGAAGCCGGCTGCCCGACGCACGTGTGCGTACGGCGAGTCCGACTCCCACGGCGCAGCGGCGAGACCGTGGCCGATCGCCCGCTCCAGCAGCCAGTGCCACGACGGGTGGAACTCCACCTCGTCGATCCGGTTGCCGTAGCGGTCGTAGGGGAGCAGCCGGGGCGGGTGCTGGTTGGCCAGCATCCCGTGCTCGCGCGCCTCGGCCGAGCCGGCCAGCTCACCGATCCCGGTGAGGTCGTCGACCACCTCCGGCGCGGCGTGCCGGAGGACCGCCTCCACCAGTGCGGGATCGGAGGTGACCACGTTGTGGCCCACCAGCGGCGGCGCCTGGTTCGTGCTGGCGCGCAGGTCACCTGCCGGATTCCGGGGTGTCATGTCAGTACCGTAGGCGCATGCGGGAGGTCCTGTGGCGACTGGTCGTCACGACGGTCGGATCCTGCATCAAGTACCGCGTCAGCGGGCTCGCGGCCGAGGCGGCCTTCTTCGCCATCCTCTCGGTCCCGCCGCTGATCTTCGCGCTGGCCGGCGCGATCGGCTACGTCTCCGACCAGTTCGCCCCGGCCGACGTCGCCCAGGTCAAGCAGGCGGTCATCGACTTCTCGGCCCAGGGACTCACCGACACCGCCGTACGCCGGGTCATCGAGCCGACCATCAACGACGTCCTCGACGGCGGCCGGTTCGACGTGATCTCGGTGGGGTTCATCCTGTCGCTGTGGTCGGGCTCGCGGGCGCTCAACGTCTTCGTGGACACCATCACGATCATGCACGGGCTCGGCGGGCACCGGGGGATCGTGAAGACCCGGGCCATGTCGTTCTTCCTCTACATCCTGGCCATCGTGACCGGCGTCTTCACGCTGCCCCTCGTCGTCGCCGGACCATCGCTCGTCGGTGACGTGATCCCGGACCGACTGGCCTTCGTCATGACCTTCTACTGGCCGGCCGTGATCGTGCTGTCCATCTGCTTCCTGGCGACGCTCTACCACGTGTCGGTCCCGGTCCGGACCAAGTGGAGCTTCAACCTGCCCGGCGCCACCTTCGCGCTGGTGGCGTGGATCATCGGGTCCTTCCTGCTGCGCTGGGTGCTGACGGTCACCGCCGCCGACTCCCGCTCGATCTTCGGCCCGCTGGCGGCGCCGATCGCGGTCCTGCTGTGGCTCTACCTGCTGTCGGTGGCGGTACTGATCGGGGCGGCCGTCAACGCTGCCTTCGACTCGGTGTTCCCGCAGAGCTCCACGGCCAGTGCCCGTCTGGAGCTCGTGCAACGCCTGCGGGAGCGGATGACGCCCGGCGCGCGGGTGAGCGACTAGATTCGCCCCGTGGCCGACGATCTGCTCGACAAGGGCGACGCCAACGCCTTCGGCAACGTGTCGCTGCCGGAGCGGATCCGGTCTCCCTGGTGGGAGCTCGGGCGCCGGGTGCTCATGGCCGTCTCGATCCTCGTCGGCACGGTCCTGCTGGTCTACTTCGACCGCCACGGCTACGTCGACAACAACGACCCCACGCGTCAGGTCTCCTTCGTCGACGCGATCTACTACACGACGGTCACGCTCAGCACCACCGGCTACGGCGACATCGCACCGGTGTCGGTCGAGGCCAGGCTCGTCAACGCATTCATCATCACGCCGGCCCGCATCGCGTTCCTGGTGCTGCTGATCGGCACCACCCTCGAGGTGCTCGCCTCGCAGGGCCGCGAGATGCTCCGTGTCGCCCGCTGGAGGAAGAAGATGGGGAACCACGTCGTCGTCGTCGGCTACGGCACCAAGGGCCGCAGCGCCGTCGAGACGCTCGTCAGCAACGGGCAGGACAAGGAGCAGATCGTCGTCGTCGACACCGGCTCCATCGCCCTCGAGGACGCGCACGCCGACGGGCTGGCCGTCGTGACCGGCGACGCGACTCGGCGCGACGTGCTCCGCCGGGCCGGTGTCGCCCGGGCGGACCAGGTCATCATCACCACCGACCGCGACGACTCCAACGTGCTGGCGACGCTCACGGTGCGGCAGCTGAACCCCGACGCTTGGATCGTCTCCTCCGTCCGCGAGCACGAGAACGCGCCCCTGATGAAGCAGTCGGGCGCCGACTCGGTCATCACCTCCTCCGACGCGGTGGGCCGGCTGCTCGGGCTCTCCTCGCTCTCGCCCACGCTGGGCTCGGTCATGGAGGACCTGCTCACCTACGGGGAGGGGCTCGAGGTCGCCGAGCGCGAGCTCCTGGTCTCCGAGGTCGGCCAGCCGCCGCAGACGCTGCCCGACCAGGTGATCGCCGTCGTGCGCGACGAGAAGGTCTACCGCTACTTCGACCCGGTGGTCACCCAGCTCTCCCGCGGCGACCGGCTCATCGTCGTCCGGCCCGCCAGGGAGCTGCCGTGGGCACCTCGCCCCGGCACCCACGACGAGGACTTCGCGGCCGACGACGCCTGAGCCCGCTAAGACGCTCCGGAGCGAGACCCCGCCTGGCGCGGCCTCACCCTTAGGGGTGGGTTTGGGGGGTGCGGGGTCGGGCATATCAGGTGAGGCGGGTCCCTCCGCCGCGTTCCCGACCAGGAGGTCTCCATGAACGAGCAGGACGGTCTGACACCCGAGGAGCTCGAGGCAGAGGGCGCGACCGCGCTGCCCGACAAGGAGGTCGTGTCGATCCTTGACCTCAACGCCGACCTCGACCTCGCCATCGACGCCGCGGCGCCGATCGACCTGGCGGTGGCGGCCAACGCCAACGTCGCCGCGCCGATCAACGCAGCCGCCTCGGCCAACGTGCTCTCGGCCGACTCCACGGCCCAGGCGCTGGGCGACCAGGGCGCCATGGTGTCGCAGAACATCGTCGGCGACGCCTCCGCGGCCGCCGACCAGGACAGCAACCTCGACCAGAGCAACGACACCGTGGGTGGCGAGCAGCCCGCGACGGCGGCTGCCCCGGCTGCAGCCTCGGCGGCACCCCCGGTCGGCGGTGAGCCGACGGTCGAGCCCGGGCCCGACGGCGGCACCGGTGGCGCCGTGGGCGACGCGGTCGGTGGCGCGACCGGCGGTGCCGGTGGTGCTGTCGGCGATGCGGTCGGTGGCGCGACCGGCGGTGCCGGAGGAGCGGTCGGCGACGCCGTGGGCGGTGCGGCGGGCGACGCCGGTGGGGCTGTGGGCGACGCCGTGGGTGGCGCTGCCGGCAACATCGACACCGGTGCCCTCGACGGCAACCTGCTCAACGTCAACGTCGACCTGGCCGCCGACGCCGACATCGCGGCGCCGATCAACGGTGCGGTGGGCGCCAACGCCAACGTCGCCGCTCCCATCAACGCCGGCGTTGCCGCCAACATCGGCTCGATCGGCAGCGACGCGGTGGCCGTGGCACAGCAGGACGCCATCATCGAGCAGAACATCGAGGGTGACGCGACCGCCGAGGCCAACCAGCAGTCCGACATCCAGCAGTAGTCGGGAGCGGTAGATCACCGTGACCGACACCCAGGACCGCCCCGTGCCGGGCGATCCAGCCATGCCCGCTGCCACCACCACCGGTGACGGCGTGCTGCAGCGCGCCGAGGGCATCCAGCTCATCGGGGAGATGGCGGGGTCCGGCTACCGGACCCCGCCATGGCTGGCGCGCCGCTCGGACGGCCAGACCGTCCAGCTCACCCCGCTGCTCTACGCCGTGCTGTCCGCGGTCGACGGGCGGCGGGACGCCACGGAGATCGCCGCGGCCGTCTCCGAGGCCACCGGGCGTCGCGTGAGCGCCGACAACGTGCGCACCCTGGTGGACGAGCAGCTGCGGCCCCTGGGGCTCCTGACCCGCCCCGACGGCACCCAGCCCGAGCTGAAGCGGTCGAACCCGCTGCTCGGCCTCCGACTGCGCTGCGCGGTCACCGACCCCGACCGCACCCGTCGGCTCACCGCGCCCTTCGCCCGGCTGTTCCACCCACTGGTGGCCCTGCCACTGCTCGCGGCCTTCGCGGTGGTCGTCTGGTGGGTCCTCTTCGAACGGGGCCTGGCCGGCGCGGCGTACGACGCCTTCCAGCGGCCGGGCCTGCTGATGCTCGTCTTCGCCGTCACCATCCTCTCGGCCGGGTTCCACGAGTTCGGCCACGCGGCGGCCGCCCGCTACGGCGGTGCCACCCCCGGTGTCATGGGGGCCGGGTTCTACCTGGTGTGGCCGGCCTTCTACACCGACGTCACCGACTCCTACCGTCTTGGCCGCGGCGGCCGAGTGCGCACCGACCTCGGCGGCCTCTACTTCAACGCGATCGTGGCGGTGGCCATCACCGGGGTGTGGTGGGCCACCGGGTTCGACGCGCTGCTGCTCATCGTCGCGACACAGCTGCTGCAGATGGTCCAGCAGCTCACGCCGATCGTGCGCTTCGACGGCTATCACGTGCTGGCCGACGTCACCGGCGTCCCCGACCTGTTCTCCCGGATCAAGCCGACGCTGCTGGGTGCCCTCCCGTGGCGGTGGGGTGACCCGGAGGCCCGGTTGCTCAAGCCCTGGGCACGCATCGTGGTCACGACGTGGGTGTTGCTGGTGGTGCCCCTGCTGCTGCTGGCGCTGACCGGGATCGTGCTCACCCTTCCCCGGATCCTCGGCACCGCCTGGGCCCGGCTGGGGGAGGAGCAG
The genomic region above belongs to Nocardioides coralli and contains:
- a CDS encoding YihY/virulence factor BrkB family protein, whose product is MREVLWRLVVTTVGSCIKYRVSGLAAEAAFFAILSVPPLIFALAGAIGYVSDQFAPADVAQVKQAVIDFSAQGLTDTAVRRVIEPTINDVLDGGRFDVISVGFILSLWSGSRALNVFVDTITIMHGLGGHRGIVKTRAMSFFLYILAIVTGVFTLPLVVAGPSLVGDVIPDRLAFVMTFYWPAVIVLSICFLATLYHVSVPVRTKWSFNLPGATFALVAWIIGSFLLRWVLTVTAADSRSIFGPLAAPIAVLLWLYLLSVAVLIGAAVNAAFDSVFPQSSTASARLELVQRLRERMTPGARVSD
- a CDS encoding potassium channel family protein — translated: MAVSILVGTVLLVYFDRHGYVDNNDPTRQVSFVDAIYYTTVTLSTTGYGDIAPVSVEARLVNAFIITPARIAFLVLLIGTTLEVLASQGREMLRVARWRKKMGNHVVVVGYGTKGRSAVETLVSNGQDKEQIVVVDTGSIALEDAHADGLAVVTGDATRRDVLRRAGVARADQVIITTDRDDSNVLATLTVRQLNPDAWIVSSVREHENAPLMKQSGADSVITSSDAVGRLLGLSSLSPTLGSVMEDLLTYGEGLEVAERELLVSEVGQPPQTLPDQVIAVVRDEKVYRYFDPVVTQLSRGDRLIVVRPARELPWAPRPGTHDEDFAADDA